From Streptomyces fungicidicus, one genomic window encodes:
- a CDS encoding response regulator: protein MTGEPIRVLVVEDDPVAADAHVMYVGRVPGFVAVGKAHTGAEARRALDRTPVDLLLLDLHLPDVHGLQLARSLRAAGHHADVIAVTSARDLAVVREGVSLGVVQYVLKPFTFATLRDRLVRYAEFHAAVGEASGQDEVDRALAALRAPGPAALPKGLSAPTLERVTVALRDAGEGLTAAGVAEAVGISRITARRYLEHLVDAGRAARRPQYGTVGRPELQYRWVREAEKGR from the coding sequence ATGACCGGGGAGCCCATCAGAGTGCTGGTGGTCGAGGACGATCCGGTCGCCGCCGACGCCCATGTGATGTACGTCGGACGGGTGCCGGGCTTCGTCGCGGTCGGCAAGGCGCACACCGGCGCGGAGGCCCGCCGGGCCCTGGACCGCACCCCCGTCGACCTGCTCCTCCTCGACCTGCACCTGCCCGATGTGCACGGACTCCAGCTGGCCCGCTCGCTGCGGGCGGCCGGCCACCACGCCGACGTGATCGCGGTGACCTCGGCGCGGGACCTCGCGGTCGTGCGGGAGGGGGTGTCGCTGGGGGTCGTGCAGTACGTCCTGAAGCCGTTCACCTTCGCGACCCTGCGGGACCGGCTGGTGCGCTACGCCGAGTTCCACGCGGCGGTGGGCGAGGCCAGCGGGCAGGACGAGGTGGACCGGGCGCTGGCGGCGTTGCGCGCCCCCGGCCCCGCCGCCCTGCCCAAGGGCCTCAGCGCCCCCACGCTGGAGCGGGTGACGGTGGCCCTGCGCGACGCCGGGGAGGGCCTGACGGCTGCCGGGGTCGCTGAGGCGGTCGGCATCTCCCGCATCACGGCCCGCCGCTATCTGGAACACCTGGTCGACGCCGGCCGCGCGGCCCGCCGCCCGCAGTACGGCACGGTGGGCCGGCCGGAGCTGCAGTACCGGTGGGTCAGGGAGGCGGAGAAGGGGCGCTGA